One Bacillaceae bacterium S4-13-56 DNA window includes the following coding sequences:
- a CDS encoding type II toxin-antitoxin system PemK/MazF family toxin: protein MSKTGKRGEIWTVELNGKRRPVLIVSNDNVVVELDHLIATVTSQHTRNEFDVTIEYWEEAGLDKPSIVRCSKLNTVHYKELLFKIGKLHEHDLERVLQTIRNYF, encoded by the coding sequence GGACAGTTGAATTAAATGGTAAGAGAAGACCTGTGCTCATAGTAAGTAATGATAACGTGGTTGTAGAATTAGATCATCTAATTGCAACAGTTACAAGTCAACATACTAGGAATGAATTTGATGTTACGATTGAATACTGGGAAGAAGCTGGCTTAGATAAACCTTCTATTGTTAGATGTTCTAAACTAAACACTGTTCATTATAAGGAATTACTATTTAAAATCGGGAAACTACATGAACATGATTTAGAGAGGGTATTACAAACAATTCGAAATTATTTTTGA